From the Candidatus Krumholzibacteriia bacterium genome, the window CGGTGGTGCAGGCCCAGGCACTTCCGCTCCGAAAGCGGGGATCTCGACGCCAGCGCCCGATGCCGAACCCGCCATCGAACCCCGCATGGCCCTGTCGTTCACGCTGACCGCCGAGGACCACGCCGCCTTCGAGCGGGCGCGCGCGAGGCTGTCGCGGACGAAGCCGCAGGCGATGTCGATGGAGGAGGCGTTGAACGCACTGGTCCACTTCTACCTGGACCACGACGGTCCGAAGCCGCGGAGGAAGAAGGCAGCGGACACGGCGAAGCCGGCACCCGCGAATCCGTCGAAGCCGAAGACCTCGACCCGCCACATTCCCCGCACCACGCGCTACCAGGTCTTCGACCGCGACGGCCACCGCTGCACCTACGTCGCGGCCGACGGTACGCGCTGCAGCGCCACCCATGACCTTCAGATCGACCACGTCCGGCCCTTCGCCCTGGGCGGGGACAACGAAGCCGACAACCTGCGCGTGCTCTGCGGCGCGCACAATCGGCGGCGGGCGGAGCACACCTTCGGCGCGCGCCGGAGCCGGGCCACGGAGTCACCGGCGCCGGAAACAGGGCGGATCGCGTCCGAGGAAGTCCGTGCGTGATCGACAAGGCGCGCGGAGGTCGACGGCAGAAGTCGACGCCCGCCGACGACCCCGCATGTGCTCGCAGCATCTCCGCACGAAAAAAAACCCGCTCACCGAAGGAGCGGGCCACGAGGGTCAGTTCTGTCGGAGAAGTCGGAGTCTTGGTGCCCGGGGCGAGACTCGAACTCGCACGAGGTTGCCCTCACTACGACCTGAACGTAGCGCGTCTGCCAATTCCGCCACCCGGGCACGGGTGCGCGAAGCGCGAGCGCCAACGGTAGTGACGGGGCGGGGTGGTGTCAAGGGACCGCGGGGCAGGCAGTTGCCGCGTCGCAGGGCGCGTGGTAGCTTGGCCGGTCCCGACCGGCGGCCGCGTCGGCGGACTCCGATCGAAGGCGAGCCGGATCTCCATGGCGAAGACGAAGGGTTCCAAGGGCGGCAAGAAGGGCCAGGGTGGCGGCGAGAACCGGAACGAGCGCCTGATCGCGCGGAACCGCAAGGCCCGGCACGACTACGAGATCCTCGAACGCCTCGAGTGCGGCATGGTGCTCATGGGCAGCGAGGTCAAGAGTCTGCGGGCGGGCCGGGTGAACCTGAACGACGCGTACGGCGACATCCGCGACGGCGAGGTCTACCTGCTCAACCTGCACATCAGTCCGTACGAGCAGGCCAACCGCTTCAACCACGAGCCGCGGCGGGCGCGGAAACTGCTCCTGCACCGGCGGGAGATCCGCAAGCTGATCGGCAAGACCCAGGAAAAGGGGCTGACGCTGGTGCCCCTGGCACTGTACTTCGAGCGGGGAATCGTCAAGTGCGAACTGGCCGTCGCCCGTGGCAAGAAGTCCTACGACAAACGCGCGGCGAAGGCCGACGCCGATGCCCAGCGCCGCGTGCAGCGAGCCCTGCGAGGAGGCGTGCGCCGTCACGGCGCCGACGACTGATGCGAGCCGCCCGGACGTTCATCGCGGTCCTGATCTTGACCACAGCTCTGGCGCCAGCACCAGCCGGCGCGCAGAACGCGGCGTCGCTCGCCCCGCCGCCTGCGGGAATCACCCAGCTCGACAGTCCTCCGACCGCGACCTGGCGCGCCCTGCACGCCGACGGGCGCGTCGACACGCGCATCGAATTGAAGCAGCTGCTGGGCGGACGCGAGGAAGTCTTCGTCGCCGGCAGCGATCTCGCCGAGATCCTCCAGGTCGGACGGTTCTGGCGGCCCGACGTGCGCAAGCTCGTGCTGCGGGTCGACGACCAGCGGCTCACCTTCACCGTGGG encodes:
- the smpB gene encoding SsrA-binding protein SmpB, with protein sequence MAKTKGSKGGKKGQGGGENRNERLIARNRKARHDYEILERLECGMVLMGSEVKSLRAGRVNLNDAYGDIRDGEVYLLNLHISPYEQANRFNHEPRRARKLLLHRREIRKLIGKTQEKGLTLVPLALYFERGIVKCELAVARGKKSYDKRAAKADADAQRRVQRALRGGVRRHGADD
- a CDS encoding HNH endonuclease signature motif containing protein produces the protein MALSFTLTAEDHAAFERARARLSRTKPQAMSMEEALNALVHFYLDHDGPKPRRKKAADTAKPAPANPSKPKTSTRHIPRTTRYQVFDRDGHRCTYVAADGTRCSATHDLQIDHVRPFALGGDNEADNLRVLCGAHNRRRAEHTFGARRSRATESPAPETGRIASEEVRA